The Pseudofrankia inefficax genome window below encodes:
- a CDS encoding DUF2267 domain-containing protein yields MKQDELVSAIRATGGFTSAGQAETAARATLTVLGERLSGGETRDLAAQLPAAFAEALPPVGAGERFDVNEFYRRVASIEGDSCTAPRARRHARAVVAALKAGVSPAEFEDVAAQLPADYADLLSREPVIHY; encoded by the coding sequence ATGAAGCAGGACGAGCTTGTGTCCGCGATCCGCGCGACCGGCGGCTTCACGTCGGCAGGGCAGGCCGAGACGGCGGCCCGAGCCACCCTCACGGTCCTCGGGGAACGGCTCTCTGGCGGCGAGACCCGGGACCTCGCCGCCCAGCTGCCCGCCGCCTTCGCCGAGGCGCTCCCGCCGGTCGGCGCCGGGGAGCGGTTCGACGTGAACGAGTTCTACCGGCGGGTCGCCTCGATCGAGGGTGACTCGTGCACGGCGCCCAGGGCGCGCCGTCACGCCCGCGCGGTCGTGGCCGCTCTGAAGGCCGGCGTCTCCCCGGCGGAGTTCGAGGACGTCGCGGCCCAGCTACCGGCCGACTACGCCGACCTGCTCAGCCGCGAGCCCGTGATCCACTACTGA
- the cas6 gene encoding CRISPR system precrRNA processing endoribonuclease RAMP protein Cas6, with the protein MPSMLVLRLAGAIPDVAPRWLLGAASAICEPGVGDAPTQARPFSVGAVVPVVEDARVPVASWRLGWLEDDAPPPGWPPAEVRFGSQARTVLAAELHRRSYAALAQGTPARHVRLTMTTPTFFALDGRDLPLPDPALMIRGLLARWNGYAPGPLRIGADDARALVDAVYLDGMWGASADVELGHGLRQTGFVGQADLRLLAATSDYIATMFTALTRFATYAGVGARTAYGFGAVDVDIVDVPVPRRPAAAAASGGPRRAGTLTSTRPPRLATSPLT; encoded by the coding sequence ATGCCGTCGATGCTTGTGCTCCGGTTGGCGGGCGCCATTCCGGACGTCGCCCCACGCTGGCTGCTCGGCGCGGCCAGCGCGATCTGCGAGCCGGGCGTCGGCGACGCGCCCACCCAGGCCCGGCCCTTCAGCGTGGGCGCCGTCGTGCCCGTCGTCGAGGATGCCCGGGTGCCCGTGGCGTCCTGGCGGCTGGGCTGGCTGGAGGACGACGCCCCGCCGCCGGGCTGGCCGCCGGCCGAGGTCCGGTTCGGCTCCCAGGCCCGGACCGTGCTCGCCGCCGAGCTGCACCGCCGGTCCTACGCCGCGCTCGCGCAGGGCACCCCGGCCCGTCACGTCCGGCTGACGATGACCACCCCGACCTTCTTCGCCCTGGACGGCCGCGACCTGCCGCTGCCCGACCCGGCACTGATGATCCGCGGCCTGCTGGCCCGGTGGAACGGCTACGCGCCCGGCCCGCTGCGGATCGGCGCCGACGACGCCCGGGCGCTCGTCGACGCGGTCTACCTCGACGGGATGTGGGGCGCGAGCGCCGACGTCGAGCTGGGCCACGGGCTGCGCCAGACCGGTTTCGTCGGCCAGGCCGACCTGCGGCTGCTGGCGGCCACCTCGGACTACATCGCCACGATGTTCACCGCGCTCACCCGGTTCGCGACCTACGCGGGGGTCGGCGCCCGGACCGCCTACGGGTTCGGCGCCGTCGACGTCGACATCGTCGACGTGCCCGTACCGCGGCGCCCGGCGGCCGCGGCCGCCTCCGGCGGTCCGCGACGCGCGGGAACTCTCACCTCGACGCGCCCGCCCCGGCTGGCCACCTCTCCGCTGACCTGA
- a CDS encoding helix-turn-helix transcriptional regulator, with the protein MTPLASPVFVGRAAELGRLDDALRRAEAGEGAAVIVGGEAGVGKTRLVEELIARADGAGHTVLTGGCVELEGDGLPLAPVVEALRGLARQLGPDGLVGLVGDRRGELARLLPELGRGAPPAAGEDAHSSGRLFDLVLGLLEALAATRPVLFVIEDLHWADQSTRALAAFLLRNVRGSRVTLVLTYRADGVGPGHPLRNFLAEAERLRWAAPSGRERTRWVERVELHRFGRGEVAELVGAILGATVPDGLVDEVLACSDGNAFFVEEVVAASQDGSLGVVITPTLREALLARVDALPAATRDLLRVAAAGGQRVAHRLLAAVAGLSDEQVWEALRAAVAAGVLLVDQDAGGYAFRHALTRDALHDDGLPGEGKHLHRRYAQAVEADPCLVGGPAQAAATVAFHWYSAHDHVRALPALLHAAEAAECSYAYAEALRHYERALASWDEVADPGALTGKDRLAILEAAILAARTAGELRREDELLARARVEASRLGDPVRLALVLTEQSRLQRKLGRSDGVSEAQEAVRLVPADPPTPARAAVLVALGKAFSSVPRRAAGQAAMDEALAVARATGARRAEASALLSSDCLAPVWGEPIDVRRGREIAVELGADDLILASYTHESDTWLGAWRFDEAILVGQEGLRLARRLGQERASMIIAGNVVEAMIGSGRWTEAERMLAQLAELVPVGINAMFLSELRGEVALVRDRLDEAATALAAADSLRAKRFVDSQYVLPSARLWAELELRRGDPGAVADRVLETLAHFDLPDVVRYVAPLLAAGMAAAAEAAVVARVRRDTEGLRRALDGAGRLAAVAAELPFERYPSGEAFRAMVAGELARAQGGADPGAWASAAKAWGALGVTYQRACALRGLAESLLAVGDRAAAAAELRGAAAIADELGAHLLRRELGELAVAARVVLSGPGEPVDGPAGGDAEPCAEDGPPLGLTARELEVLRLVAAGGSNPQIASALFISRKTASTHVSNILGKLGVATRGEAAAVAHRLHLFDRAASNAR; encoded by the coding sequence ATGACCCCACTGGCGAGCCCCGTGTTCGTGGGCCGCGCCGCCGAGCTCGGCCGGCTCGACGACGCGCTGCGCCGGGCCGAGGCTGGCGAGGGGGCCGCCGTCATCGTCGGCGGCGAGGCGGGCGTCGGCAAGACCCGGCTGGTCGAGGAGCTGATCGCCCGGGCGGACGGCGCCGGCCACACGGTGCTGACCGGCGGCTGCGTCGAGCTGGAGGGCGATGGGCTGCCGCTGGCGCCGGTGGTCGAGGCGCTGCGTGGCCTGGCCCGCCAGCTCGGGCCCGACGGCCTGGTCGGGCTCGTCGGCGACCGGCGCGGCGAGCTGGCCCGGCTGCTGCCGGAGCTCGGCCGCGGCGCGCCGCCCGCGGCCGGCGAGGACGCGCACAGCTCCGGGCGCCTGTTCGACCTGGTGCTCGGTCTGCTGGAGGCGCTCGCCGCGACCCGGCCGGTGCTGTTCGTGATCGAGGATCTGCACTGGGCCGACCAGTCGACCCGGGCGCTCGCCGCGTTCCTGCTGCGCAACGTGCGCGGCTCCCGGGTGACGCTGGTGCTCACCTACCGGGCCGACGGGGTCGGGCCCGGGCACCCGCTGCGGAACTTCCTGGCCGAGGCCGAGCGGCTGCGCTGGGCCGCCCCCTCGGGGCGGGAGCGGACGCGCTGGGTCGAACGGGTCGAGCTGCACCGGTTCGGCCGCGGCGAGGTCGCGGAGCTGGTCGGCGCGATCCTGGGCGCCACCGTGCCGGACGGCCTGGTCGACGAGGTCCTGGCCTGCTCGGACGGCAACGCCTTCTTCGTCGAGGAGGTCGTGGCCGCCTCCCAGGACGGCAGCCTGGGGGTCGTGATCACCCCGACCCTGCGGGAGGCGCTGCTCGCCCGGGTCGACGCGCTGCCGGCCGCGACCCGCGACCTGCTGCGGGTCGCGGCGGCCGGCGGCCAGCGGGTCGCGCACCGGCTGCTCGCCGCCGTCGCCGGCCTGTCGGACGAGCAGGTGTGGGAGGCGCTGCGGGCCGCCGTCGCGGCCGGGGTGCTGCTGGTCGACCAGGACGCCGGCGGCTACGCGTTCCGGCACGCGCTGACCCGCGACGCCCTGCACGACGACGGGCTGCCGGGCGAGGGAAAGCACCTGCACCGCCGCTACGCGCAGGCGGTCGAGGCGGACCCGTGCCTGGTCGGCGGCCCGGCGCAGGCGGCGGCGACGGTCGCCTTCCACTGGTATTCGGCCCACGACCACGTCCGGGCCCTGCCCGCGCTGCTGCACGCCGCCGAGGCGGCCGAATGCTCCTACGCCTACGCGGAGGCGCTGCGCCACTACGAGCGGGCGCTCGCGAGCTGGGACGAGGTGGCGGACCCGGGTGCCCTGACCGGCAAGGACCGCCTGGCCATTCTGGAGGCCGCGATCCTGGCCGCCAGGACGGCCGGCGAGCTGCGCCGCGAGGACGAGCTGCTGGCCAGGGCGCGGGTGGAGGCGAGCCGGCTCGGTGACCCGGTGCGGCTCGCGCTGGTGCTGACCGAGCAGAGCAGGCTGCAGCGCAAGCTCGGCCGCTCCGACGGAGTGTCCGAGGCGCAGGAGGCCGTCCGGCTGGTGCCGGCGGACCCGCCGACGCCGGCACGCGCCGCGGTGCTCGTCGCCCTGGGCAAGGCGTTCTCGTCGGTGCCGCGGCGGGCCGCCGGCCAGGCCGCGATGGACGAGGCGCTCGCGGTCGCCCGGGCGACCGGGGCCCGCCGGGCCGAGGCGTCCGCGCTGCTGAGTTCCGACTGCCTGGCCCCGGTCTGGGGCGAACCGATCGACGTACGGCGCGGCCGGGAGATCGCCGTCGAGCTGGGCGCCGACGACCTGATCCTCGCGAGCTACACCCACGAGTCCGACACCTGGCTGGGCGCCTGGCGGTTCGACGAGGCGATCCTCGTCGGTCAGGAGGGCCTGCGGCTGGCCCGGCGGCTCGGTCAGGAACGGGCCAGCATGATCATCGCTGGCAACGTGGTGGAGGCCATGATCGGCTCCGGCCGCTGGACCGAGGCCGAGCGGATGCTGGCCCAGCTCGCGGAGCTGGTGCCGGTCGGCATCAACGCGATGTTCCTCAGCGAGCTGCGCGGCGAGGTCGCGCTGGTCCGGGACCGGCTCGACGAGGCCGCGACGGCGCTGGCCGCGGCCGACAGCCTGCGGGCGAAGAGGTTCGTCGACAGCCAGTACGTGTTGCCGTCGGCCCGGCTGTGGGCGGAGCTGGAGCTGCGCCGCGGCGATCCGGGCGCGGTGGCCGACCGGGTGCTCGAGACGCTGGCGCACTTCGACCTGCCGGACGTGGTCCGTTACGTGGCGCCGCTGCTGGCCGCCGGGATGGCGGCGGCCGCCGAGGCCGCGGTCGTGGCCCGGGTCCGGCGGGACACCGAGGGCCTGCGCCGGGCCCTCGACGGCGCCGGGCGGCTCGCGGCGGTGGCCGCCGAGCTGCCGTTCGAGCGGTACCCCAGCGGTGAGGCCTTCCGGGCGATGGTCGCCGGCGAGCTGGCCAGGGCGCAGGGCGGCGCGGATCCGGGCGCCTGGGCGAGCGCGGCGAAGGCCTGGGGCGCGCTCGGCGTCACCTATCAGCGCGCCTGCGCGCTGCGTGGCCTGGCCGAGTCGCTGCTGGCCGTCGGTGACCGGGCCGCCGCCGCGGCCGAGCTGCGCGGCGCCGCGGCGATCGCCGACGAGCTGGGCGCCCACCTGTTGCGCCGGGAACTCGGCGAGCTCGCCGTCGCCGCCCGGGTCGTGCTGTCGGGTCCGGGCGAGCCGGTCGACGGGCCGGCCGGCGGCGACGCCGAGCCGTGCGCCGAGGACGGGCCGCCGCTCGGCCTGACCGCCCGGGAGCTGGAGGTGCTGCGGCTCGTCGCCGCGGGCGGCTCGAACCCGCAGATCGCCTCGGCACTGTTCATCAGCCGCAAGACGGCGAGCACGCACGTCTCCAACATCCTCGGCAAGCTCGGCGTCGCGACCCGCGGCGAGGCGGCCGCGGTCGCCCACCGCCTGCACCTGTTCGACCGGGCCGCCAGCAACGCGCGGTGA
- a CDS encoding ABC transporter ATP-binding protein: protein MIEARGLTKRYGSKTAVDDLTITVQPGVVTGFLGPNGAGKSTTMRMAIGLDRPTKGTITVNGKAYRDFAAPLCEVGVLLEAKAVHTGRSAYKHLLAVAQTHGIPRRRVDEVLGLVGLTEVAGKRVGGFSLGMGQRLGIASAMLGDPGVLILDEPVNGLDPEGIRWIRTLLQTLAAEGRTIFVSSHLMSEMALTATHLIVVGRGKLIANTTVEDFIRQASGDLVHVRSPEAARLGEVLARDGVTVTSSGLDTLDVNGLTAQQIGEAAFAASVPVFELTPRQVSLEDAFMDITKDAVEYTHGQPPGQRVSAATSTGAHA from the coding sequence ATGATCGAGGCGCGTGGCCTGACCAAGCGGTACGGCAGCAAGACGGCGGTGGACGACCTCACGATCACCGTCCAGCCCGGCGTCGTCACCGGATTCCTCGGCCCGAACGGTGCGGGCAAGTCCACGACGATGCGGATGGCGATCGGCCTCGACCGGCCGACGAAGGGCACGATCACCGTCAACGGCAAGGCCTACCGCGACTTCGCCGCGCCGCTGTGCGAGGTCGGCGTGCTGCTGGAGGCCAAGGCGGTGCACACCGGCCGGTCGGCCTACAAGCACCTGCTCGCGGTCGCGCAGACGCACGGCATCCCGCGCCGGCGCGTCGACGAGGTGCTCGGCCTCGTCGGGCTCACCGAGGTCGCCGGCAAGCGGGTCGGCGGCTTCTCGCTCGGCATGGGGCAGCGCCTGGGCATCGCGTCGGCGATGCTCGGCGACCCGGGCGTGCTGATCCTCGACGAGCCGGTCAACGGCCTGGACCCCGAGGGCATCCGCTGGATCCGCACCCTGCTGCAGACGCTCGCCGCCGAGGGACGGACGATCTTCGTCTCGTCCCACCTGATGAGTGAGATGGCACTGACCGCCACCCACCTGATCGTTGTCGGGCGCGGCAAGCTGATCGCGAACACCACCGTCGAGGACTTCATCCGGCAGGCCTCCGGCGACCTGGTGCACGTCCGGTCGCCCGAGGCGGCGCGGCTCGGCGAGGTGCTCGCCCGTGACGGCGTCACCGTCACCAGCAGCGGCCTCGACACCCTGGACGTCAACGGCCTGACGGCCCAGCAGATCGGCGAGGCCGCGTTCGCCGCGAGCGTCCCGGTCTTCGAGCTCACCCCGCGTCAGGTCTCGCTCGAGGACGCGTTCATGGACATCACCAAGGACGCCGTCGAGTACACCCACGGCCAGCCGCCGGGGCAGCGCGTCTCGGCCGCCACTTCGACGGGAGCCCACGCGTGA
- a CDS encoding ABC transporter permease, whose translation MTASTADAGPATARGAGFHGTAKVTLPRILRSEWTKLTSLRSTVWTLLAAIVVTIGFGLLISAITVADFHHSANPDDLKDPVMTSLVGGYFSQIAVGVLGVLLITGEYSTGMIRTSLGAIPHRAPMLAAKAIVFGVTTFVVSLAAILVAFFGGQAILNQIHAGVSIGDPSVVRVLLGGAFFVMTIGLLGIALGTLIRSTGGSIAALLGLIFVVPIVTSFLPGRWGDIQKFIPNNAGGALVTIGDRGSDLLSPLGGFIVLLVWLAVGLGSATFVLLRRDA comes from the coding sequence GTGACCGCCAGCACCGCCGACGCCGGCCCGGCCACCGCCCGGGGCGCCGGTTTCCACGGGACGGCCAAGGTCACCCTCCCCCGGATCCTGCGGTCCGAGTGGACGAAGCTGACCTCGCTGCGCTCGACCGTGTGGACGCTGCTGGCCGCCATCGTGGTCACGATCGGGTTCGGCCTGCTCATCAGCGCGATCACCGTCGCGGACTTCCACCACTCCGCGAACCCCGACGACCTCAAAGACCCGGTGATGACCAGCCTGGTCGGCGGGTACTTCTCGCAGATCGCCGTCGGCGTGCTGGGCGTGCTGCTGATCACCGGCGAGTACTCGACCGGGATGATCCGCACCTCGCTGGGCGCCATCCCGCACCGGGCGCCGATGCTGGCGGCCAAGGCGATCGTGTTCGGGGTGACGACCTTCGTCGTCTCGCTGGCCGCGATCCTCGTCGCGTTCTTCGGTGGTCAGGCGATCCTGAACCAGATCCACGCCGGCGTCTCGATCGGGGACCCGAGCGTCGTGCGGGTGCTGCTCGGCGGGGCGTTCTTCGTCATGACGATCGGCCTGCTCGGGATCGCGCTCGGCACGTTGATCCGCAGCACCGGCGGCTCGATCGCCGCCCTGCTCGGCCTGATCTTCGTGGTGCCGATCGTGACCAGCTTCCTGCCCGGCCGCTGGGGCGACATCCAGAAGTTCATCCCCAACAACGCGGGCGGCGCGCTCGTGACCATCGGCGATCGCGGCAGCGACCTGCTGTCCCCGCTGGGCGGCTTCATCGTCCTGCTGGTCTGGCTCGCCGTCGGCCTCGGCTCGGCCACCTTCGTGCTGCTGCGGCGCGACGCCTGA
- a CDS encoding ABC transporter permease subunit: MTATPEASPVAAPVAADRAPVDFHQTARVTIPRVLRSEWTKLTSLRSTVWTLLAAFVVTVGLGDLICWAVVAHWDKASVQDKLTFQPVLQSLTGAYFSQIAIGVLGVLLITGEYSTGMIRTSLGSVPRRLRVLFAKAAVFAVTSFVVAFIAVLVAFFTGQAIFAHKHIGVGLDYPGAVRVLFGAAFFVTAIGLLGLALGTLLRSTGGSIASLLGLIFVVPIITNFLPGHWSRIHEYIPDGAGQALVTITRAPGDDVLPPLAGLIVLLIWLAVGLGAAAYTLVRRDA, from the coding sequence ATGACCGCCACGCCTGAGGCGTCCCCCGTCGCGGCGCCGGTCGCGGCCGACCGCGCCCCGGTTGATTTCCACCAGACGGCGCGGGTGACCATCCCGCGGGTGCTGCGGTCCGAGTGGACCAAGCTGACGTCGCTGCGCTCGACGGTCTGGACGCTGCTCGCCGCGTTCGTCGTCACCGTGGGCCTCGGCGACCTGATCTGCTGGGCCGTCGTCGCGCACTGGGACAAGGCCAGCGTGCAGGACAAGCTCACGTTCCAGCCGGTGCTGCAGAGCCTGACCGGGGCCTACTTCTCGCAGATCGCGATCGGTGTGCTCGGCGTGCTGCTGATCACCGGCGAGTATTCGACCGGGATGATCCGCACCTCGCTCGGCTCGGTCCCGCGCCGGCTGCGGGTGCTGTTCGCCAAGGCCGCGGTGTTCGCGGTGACGAGCTTCGTGGTCGCGTTCATCGCCGTGCTCGTCGCGTTCTTCACCGGGCAGGCGATCTTCGCCCACAAGCACATCGGCGTCGGCCTCGACTACCCGGGCGCGGTGCGGGTGCTGTTCGGCGCCGCGTTCTTCGTGACGGCGATCGGCCTGCTCGGCCTCGCGCTGGGGACGCTGCTACGCAGCACCGGCGGCTCGATCGCGAGCCTGCTCGGCCTGATCTTCGTGGTGCCGATCATCACGAACTTCCTGCCTGGCCACTGGTCCCGCATCCACGAGTACATCCCCGACGGCGCCGGCCAGGCCCTGGTGACCATCACCAGGGCGCCCGGCGACGACGTGCTCCCGCCGCTCGCCGGCCTGATCGTGCTGCTGATCTGGCTCGCCGTCGGCCTCGGCGCCGCGGCCTACACGCTGGTCCGCCGCGACGCCTGA
- a CDS encoding DUF2889 domain-containing protein: MTVQTRQEATAGPDRPLWPGTEGPTSRSPARVPGSVRRTTSIDMLRPDGPDGALHLVGRGHDLLTGPDGGARVLDAAGLFVALDYTGARLIHELRTDPAPPGLADLVGRSALSKFRPAARAALGDGHLGSVLAQLLDDVPVATIVSAAALARLGVHRDASSGVQRTARTDICAGWQADGALARRRAAGAEKGPMRDRGPLAGDLVSADGLGWHPMPPLEPAAMRRVRRLDLVPVAAASPAARAAVPAGAAFLADGLVRDSFHDPRDAEVVVHEFTVRAAVAADGTVLDASAGIGVVPGPQCPQARPSAARIVGRRAGELRDGVAREFVGITTCTHLNDTLRTLGDLPRLVAALTA; this comes from the coding sequence ATGACCGTCCAGACGCGGCAGGAGGCCACCGCCGGGCCCGACCGTCCGCTGTGGCCGGGCACCGAGGGCCCGACGTCGCGCAGCCCCGCCCGGGTGCCGGGCTCGGTGCGCCGTACGACGAGCATCGACATGCTGCGCCCCGATGGCCCGGACGGCGCGCTGCACCTGGTCGGGCGAGGCCATGACCTGCTCACCGGCCCGGACGGCGGCGCGCGGGTCCTCGACGCCGCCGGCCTGTTCGTCGCCCTCGACTACACGGGTGCCCGCCTGATCCACGAGCTGCGGACCGACCCGGCGCCGCCCGGGCTGGCGGATCTGGTCGGGCGCTCGGCCCTGTCGAAGTTCCGGCCGGCGGCCCGCGCCGCGCTCGGCGACGGGCACCTCGGCTCGGTCCTCGCCCAGCTGCTCGACGATGTTCCGGTGGCGACGATCGTGTCGGCCGCGGCGCTGGCCCGCCTCGGCGTCCACCGGGATGCCAGCTCCGGGGTCCAGCGGACCGCGCGCACCGACATCTGCGCCGGCTGGCAGGCCGACGGCGCGCTGGCCCGCCGCCGCGCGGCCGGCGCCGAGAAGGGCCCGATGCGCGACCGCGGCCCGCTCGCCGGCGACCTGGTCTCGGCCGACGGGCTGGGCTGGCACCCGATGCCGCCGCTGGAGCCGGCCGCGATGCGCCGGGTCCGCCGCCTGGACCTCGTCCCGGTCGCCGCGGCCAGCCCAGCCGCGCGGGCGGCGGTGCCCGCGGGTGCCGCGTTCCTGGCCGACGGGCTGGTCCGGGACAGCTTCCACGACCCGCGAGACGCCGAGGTGGTCGTGCACGAGTTCACGGTGCGCGCGGCCGTCGCCGCCGACGGCACCGTGCTGGACGCGTCCGCCGGGATCGGCGTCGTGCCCGGCCCGCAGTGCCCGCAGGCCCGCCCGAGCGCGGCCCGGATCGTCGGCCGCCGGGCCGGCGAGCTACGCGACGGCGTCGCCCGCGAGTTCGTCGGCATCACCACCTGCACCCACCTCAACGACACGCTGCGCACCCTGGGAGACCTGCCCCGCCTCGTCGCCGCGCTGACCGCCTGA
- a CDS encoding D-alanine--D-alanine ligase family protein codes for MTDLGRVLVLAGGLSPEREVSLRSGRRLCDELDRIGVDVELRDVDGSTLPALDADPPAVVIPVLHGTSGEDGTIREVLDLYGLPYVGATPAACRGAFDKATAKAALSAAGIATPPAVTLPREAFHDLGAAALIDRVVTRLGLPLVVKPRAGGSAFGVGRVEDAGQLAEALMACFGYHDCALIERAVAGVEIAVGVVDTGDGPVTLPAVEIQPVTGVYDYAARYTPGATTFHIPARLDEDVLRAAAAAAVAAHRVLDLRDLSRTDLIIDADGVAQFLEVNVAPGLTATSTWPMALKAAGLDLAVVCRDLAALASRRAAG; via the coding sequence GTGACCGACCTGGGCCGTGTGCTTGTCCTCGCCGGGGGCCTCTCGCCCGAGCGGGAGGTCTCCTTGCGCTCCGGGCGCAGGCTGTGTGACGAGCTGGACCGCATCGGCGTCGACGTCGAGCTGCGTGACGTCGACGGCTCGACGCTGCCCGCGCTCGACGCGGACCCGCCCGCTGTCGTGATCCCCGTCCTGCACGGCACCTCGGGTGAGGACGGCACGATCCGCGAGGTGCTCGACCTGTACGGACTGCCGTACGTGGGCGCTACGCCGGCCGCCTGCCGAGGCGCGTTCGACAAGGCGACCGCGAAGGCGGCCCTCAGCGCGGCCGGCATCGCGACGCCGCCGGCCGTGACCCTGCCTCGGGAGGCCTTTCACGACCTCGGCGCCGCGGCCCTGATCGACCGGGTCGTGACCCGGCTCGGCCTGCCGCTGGTGGTGAAGCCCCGCGCGGGCGGATCGGCGTTCGGTGTCGGCCGCGTCGAGGACGCGGGCCAGCTCGCCGAGGCGCTGATGGCCTGTTTCGGCTACCACGACTGCGCGCTGATCGAACGTGCTGTCGCCGGTGTCGAGATCGCCGTCGGCGTTGTCGACACCGGCGACGGACCGGTGACCCTGCCGGCCGTCGAGATCCAGCCGGTCACCGGTGTCTATGACTACGCGGCCCGCTACACCCCGGGCGCGACCACCTTCCACATCCCGGCACGTCTGGACGAGGACGTGCTGCGCGCGGCCGCGGCGGCCGCCGTCGCGGCCCACCGTGTCCTGGACCTGCGTGATCTGTCCCGCACCGATCTGATCATCGACGCGGATGGCGTCGCCCAGTTCCTGGAGGTCAACGTCGCCCCGGGCCTGACCGCCACCAGCACCTGGCCGATGGCCCTGAAGGCCGCCGGCCTGGACCTCGCGGTCGTCTGCCGTGACCTGGCCGCGTTGGCCTCACGGCGCGCCGCGGGGTGA
- a CDS encoding PLP-dependent aminotransferase family protein, producing the protein MVASEVRALFAVASRPEIVSLAGGMPAVDALPLEAVASTVADLVRSRGPVALQYGSAQGDPELRARICDVMGMEGITDARPDDVVVTVGSQQALDLLTRVFIDPGDVVLTEGPTYVTAINTFAAYQARVVHVPMDGDGLVPDALRETLTRLASAGARVKMLYTVPTFQNPAGITLTAPRRAEVLETCRRAGVLVVEDNPYGLLSFTGAPVRAMRADAPDDVVYLGSFSKTLAPGLRVGWALAPQPVAARLVLAAESAILSHSMFTQLAVERYLATQPWPEQIKTFREMYRDRRDAMLETLADTMPAGTTWTRPEGGFFVWLTLPDGVDAKAMLPRAIAARVAYVPGTGFYADGSGRDAMRLSYCYPPPERIQDGVKRLAEVLRAEIGLRRAFAGDPATDPSSQ; encoded by the coding sequence ATGGTCGCCTCCGAGGTACGCGCGTTGTTCGCGGTCGCGAGCCGTCCGGAGATCGTGTCGTTGGCGGGCGGGATGCCCGCGGTGGACGCGCTGCCGTTGGAGGCGGTCGCGTCGACGGTGGCCGATCTGGTCCGCAGCCGGGGTCCGGTCGCGTTGCAGTACGGCTCGGCACAGGGTGATCCGGAGCTGCGGGCCCGGATCTGTGACGTGATGGGGATGGAGGGCATCACCGACGCGCGTCCAGACGACGTGGTGGTGACCGTTGGTTCGCAGCAGGCACTCGATCTGCTGACCAGGGTGTTCATCGATCCAGGCGACGTGGTGTTGACCGAGGGGCCGACCTATGTCACGGCGATCAACACGTTCGCCGCCTACCAGGCCCGGGTCGTGCACGTCCCGATGGATGGTGACGGGTTGGTGCCTGACGCGCTGCGTGAGACGCTGACCAGGCTGGCGTCCGCTGGCGCGCGGGTGAAGATGCTGTACACCGTTCCCACCTTCCAGAACCCGGCGGGAATCACCCTTACGGCGCCGCGGCGTGCCGAGGTCCTGGAGACCTGCCGGCGCGCCGGGGTGCTGGTGGTGGAGGACAACCCATACGGCCTGCTGTCGTTCACGGGTGCGCCGGTCCGGGCGATGCGGGCGGATGCTCCGGATGACGTCGTCTATCTGGGTTCGTTCTCCAAGACGCTGGCGCCGGGCCTGCGGGTCGGCTGGGCCCTCGCGCCCCAGCCGGTGGCCGCGAGGCTTGTGCTCGCGGCGGAGTCGGCGATCCTCTCGCATTCGATGTTCACCCAGCTCGCGGTCGAGCGGTACCTGGCGACTCAGCCGTGGCCGGAGCAGATCAAGACGTTCCGGGAGATGTACCGGGACCGCCGCGACGCGATGCTCGAGACCCTGGCCGACACGATGCCGGCTGGCACGACCTGGACCAGGCCCGAGGGCGGGTTCTTCGTCTGGCTGACGCTACCGGACGGCGTGGACGCGAAGGCGATGCTCCCGAGGGCGATCGCGGCCAGGGTCGCCTATGTGCCCGGCACCGGCTTCTACGCCGACGGGTCGGGCCGCGACGCGATGCGGCTTTCCTACTGCTACCCGCCCCCCGAACGCATCCAGGACGGCGTGAAGCGGCTCGCCGAGGTGCTCCGGGCCGAGATCGGCCTGCGGCGCGCGTTCGCCGGCGATCCCGCCACCGACCCTTCCAGCCAGTGA